In a single window of the Heliangelus exortis chromosome 1, bHelExo1.hap1, whole genome shotgun sequence genome:
- the LNX2 gene encoding ligand of Numb protein X 2 encodes MGTTGDDMASVEQNASLNPLCFECGQQHWTRENHLYNYQNEVDDDLVCHICLQPLLQPLDTPCGHTFCYKCLRNFLQEKDFCPLDRKRLHFKLCKKSSILVHKLLDKLFVLCPFSSVCQEVMQRCDLAAHLKNRCPGASHRRVALEKRKTSKLQAEVEGESGPGGPEQPSSLSPDADQGIVPAEQSFTSPALPTWTDEPSIDNPSFEENTVADTNQQPPTLPEGEITTIEIHRSNPYIELGISIVGGNETPLINIVIQEVYRDGIIARDGRLLAGDQILQVNSFDISNVSHNHARAVLSQPCSVLHLTVLRERRFGSGRPHGHAEPPGCPREDSFHVTLHKRDSSEQLGIKLVRRTDEPGVFILDLLEGGLAAQDGRLCSNDRVLAINGHDLKHGTPELAAQVIQASGERVNLIVSRALKSQTVSIIRDMGTHNSNPHQHQSQQLFHSRPNSHKDLSQCVTCQEKHITVKKEPHESLGMTVAGGRGSKSGELPIFVTSVQPHGCLARDGRIKRGDVLLNINGIDLTNLSHSEAVAMLKASAASSVVALKALEVQIVEEQPQANEEQLSTISENEYDASWSPSWVMWLGLPSCLHSCHDVVLRRSNLGSWGFSIVGGYEENHTNQPFFIKTIVLGTPAYFDGRLKCGDMIVAVNGLSTVGMSHSALVPMLKEQRNKVTLTVICWPGSLI; translated from the exons ATGGGGACTACAGGTGACGACATGGCTTCGGTGGAGCAGAATGCCTCCTTGAACCCTCTGTGCTTCgagtgtggccagcagcacTGGACAAGGGAGAACCACCTCTACAACTACCAGAACGAAGTGGACGATGACTTGGTCTGCCACATTTGCCTTCAGCCCTTGTTGCAGCCATTGGACACTCCCTGCGGACACACTTTCTGCTACAAGTGCCTAAGGAACTTTCTGCAGGAGAAGGATTTCTGCCCACTGGACCGGAAGAGACTCCATTTTAAACTCTGCAAAAAATCCAGCATTCTTGTTCATAAACTGTTAGACAAACTGTTTGTTTTGTGCCCCTTCTCTTCGGTGTGTCAGGAAGTCATGCAGCGATGTGACCTGGCGGCACATCTCAAGAACAG atgTCCTGGGGCTTCTCATCGAAGGGTAgccctggagaaaaggaaaacaagcaagCTGCAAGCAGAAGTGGAGGGCGAGAGTGGTCCCGGTGGGCCGGAGCAGCCTAGCAGTTTATCTCCGGATGCAGATCAGGGAATAGTGCCAGCCGAGCAGAGCTTCACCTCACCTGCTCTTCCCACCTGGACAGATGAGCCAAGCATCGACAATCCATCTTTTGAAGAGAACACAGTAGCAGACA CAAATCAACAGCCACCTACCTTGCCTGAAGGAGAGATCACTACTATTGAAATTCATCGCTCCAATCCTTATATCGAATTAGGAATTAGCATAGTGGGTGGCAATGAAACACCTTTGATCAACATTGTCATTCAAGAGGTTTATCGAGATGGGATCATTGCTAGAGATGGAAGACTTCTTGCTGGAGACCAGATACTTCAA GTCAACAGCTTTGACATAAGCAACGTGTCCCACAACCACGCTCGGGCGGTGCTGTCGCAGCCCTGCTCGGTGCTGCACCTGACGGTGCTGCGGGAGCGGCGTTTCGGCAGCGGGCGCCCACACGGGCACGCGGAGCCCCCCGGCTGCCCACGGGAGGACAGCTTCCACGTCACCCTGCACAAGCGCGACTCCAGCGAGCAGCTGGGCATCAAACTGGTACGCAGGACGGACGAGCCGGGAGTTTTTATCCTCGACCTCCTGGAAGGGGGGTTGGCCGCTCAAGACGGCAGGCTCTGCAGCAACGACCGTGTGCTTGCCATCAATGGACATGACCTGAAGCACGGGACTCCCGAGCTTGCTGCTCAGGTTATACAG GCTAGTGGGGAGAGAGTGAATTTGATCGTCTCCAGAGCCCTGAAGTCACAGACAGTCAGTATTATCCGAGACATGGGGACTCACAACAGCAACCCACACCAACACCAGTCCCAGCAACTGTTTCACAGCAGACCCAACTCACATAAG GATCTCTCCCAGTGTGTTACATGCCAAGAAAAGCACATTACTGTGAAAAAAGAGCCACATGAATCTCTGGGAATGACagtggcaggaggcagaggcagcaaaAGTGGCGAACTGCCCATCTTTGTGACAAGTGTGCAGCCTCACGGGTGTTTGGCAAGAGACGGACGGATTAAACGAG GTGATGTGCTGCTGAACATCAATGGCATTGATCTGACAAACCTAAGTCACAGCGAGGCAGTGGCCATGCTGAAGGCTAGTGCTGCCTCCTCTGTGGTTGCCCTGAAAGCCCTGGAAGTCCAAATTGTGGAAGAACAGCCCCAGGCTAATGAAGAACAATTGAGCACCATCAGTGAAAATGAATATGATGCCAGCTGGTCACCGTCATGGGTCATGTGGCTGGGACTTCCAAG CTGCCTACATAGCTGCCACGACGTAGTGCTGCGGAGGAGCAACTTAGGGAGCTGGGGTTTCAGCATTGTTGGTGGCTACGAGGAGAACCACACAAACCAACCTTTCTTCATTAAAACTATTGTTCTGGGAACTCCTGCATACTTTGATGGAAGATTAAA GTGTGGTGATATGATTGTTGCTGTAAATGGACTATCCACAGTTGGGATGAGCCATTCTGCACTCGTTCCCAtgctgaaggagcagaggaacAAAGTGACTTTAACAGTGATTTGCTGGCCTGGAAGCCTCATATAG